In Botrytis cinerea B05.10 chromosome 3, complete sequence, the genomic stretch ttggaaGTTGTGTAGTACAAGAATGATGCTGTTGAACAATGGCTGTATGGATATGCGGTTGTGCGTGGAGCGCTCATTGTtacggaaatggaaatgattgGTTTAGTGGGTGGTACGGAGTGCTTGTGTATCTAATACGATTTTTGGAGTGTTCCTATGGATTTCTTAGTAGTGGAACTTTACTTGCACCTTTACGTTGATGGCATCGCAAGCGTGTAAGATTTGGTTTGTAGAATATGGACCAGAAGGCATAGAGATCAAGGGTATAATTTACCGAACGATATGAGCTATGTACTATGTCGTCTGGAAGGGATGGAATGGGCATGGTAATGTGATGTGAaacaatacatacatacatacatacatacatatgcTGGCTCAATACACTAGACGTAGGTacaacaaatccatctcAGTCATATGGAAAAGCTGCCATGCCACTGGACCTAGTAAAAAGAAGCATGGTCCAAGTAGATTCACCGGCTAGAGTCCAGACGCGCAGTCTACAACGCACGACAAAAACATTGCATATGTACGGATTttcagacatgcaacaatATACCTTTGTTACATGGAGGGATGATTATTGGATAATGAGGTACTACGAGAGTTGTACTCATGGGTCCTGGTGTGAAAGTTTGTCATGCAGAATAGCATGCATGTACTCTCTATCGATTGCTCTGCTTCACTTGCTCCAATGTACTAGATGTGCAACGAATTCTCTTGGTTCAACGGAGAGGTGATGATTGGATATTGAGAGGACAAGACGCGCTGCTGATGTGACAATGATTCATTCTCCATATATAGCTTCCTCAGTTTTAGGAGCACAGCATGGTAGATTTTAACTTTTTCTGAccagacgtgcaacaaatcctcttcctcacatGGAAGGATAATGATTGGAAGCTGAGATAAAAAGGCACGCTTCTAATGTGACCACAACCCCCCCCTTTCCAGCTTCTCACATAGGAGCACAGCATGCTGGAAGTGTCTACCCGATTATCCGCATATGCAGCATGCatcagacatgcaacaagTTCTTTCTCTCACATCCAGACGTGACTATTGGTTTGGGTGAAAGACGCGATAGTGTGTGTAACATTACACAAAGGGTATATACATGCATTGAATAGAATATGCAAGAATCTACACCTCGCCTCGCGCATCCACGGAAACGAAACTCTCGTATccagagagagaaaatacaTCTATCTCGCTCCCCCAATTCCTCATCGGCATGATAATAAACACGTTCATCTTTCCAGGTATGCAGCATCGCGTATCCCGATTCCTAAATCCCACGAAAGAGATTATGACTGGATCTTAGGAAGTAATCGTGCATGTACGGATTCGGATCCagattcggattcggattTGTACGACTCTAATTTCAGAGGTGCCGCAACCGTGCATTTTATGATATATTCCTGCATgaagatgtgcaacaaaagagGTTGAGAGTTGTGTGCACCAATTGTTCATTTGTCAGTCTAGTCTTTGGGGCTGAGTTTGTGCGATTCTTTTGTGTTGGGTGAGCGGCTTCCGTTTGTCTTGTCGGGGAGTACAGGACTTGGAATGCTGAGGTTGGACGTGTGATGATTATTTGGGATGTTCGTTCTATGGACGAATGAAGTCGGAGGGGTGGAGGGAGTAGTGATGGAGATTTGTTGTAACTATCTATGCATTGCTTGAAAATGTATGGTAGGAAAGTGTGTATGTACTCCAAGAGGAAATCGGTCCTTTGtttagatatgcaacattGCTTTCATTTCATGTCAGTGCTACTCACATCCATAGAGTATGCATCATTTATGCGCTCAAGAAAAGACttaatgtaatgtaatgtgatGCAAAGTCATGTATGAAATACATGCACGTCGTCTCTGCGGACCATTACCGGGTACGTGCATAAAGACATGCAACAGTTGGGGCTTTTTCTGACCGGTGAGAATAATGTGATGATTGGCGGATGGAGGGAGTCGAATCTCACAGAGACAATTTCCATTTGTGAAAATGCGTATTTTGCTCTACGATTTGATGTTCGTATATCTGGACGTAGGATTCTGTGATCAAAATATACTGCAATGTGATTTATAGGATTCCTGACTTTTCACAAATATGCATGCGGAAGATGTGCGAATTGGAAATGCATCTTAGACGCCTGTCTGATAAGCGCATCACTGTAATGCATGCGATCGACTCGTATACATAATCAGCACGGAATATTCGATTCTCGCTGGAGAAGTCCACGTGGAGAAATGATTGGAGGGCTGTTTGGGTAGTTGGTGAGGATGGGATATCTAGGTACTTGATGAATAGTCTTGATTTTCACAGGGTCCCTTCACTCTGAGGGACCTGGGTATTCGAATCAAGTCAAATCAACTTGATGATGTGTACTTGATATAACGAAATCATacatataaaaatttataactTAAGAAATCCAGAAACTACCATTTCCTCAACTCTCCGCACAGgatacaaacaaacaaacaaacaaccatatcatatcatatcacatttACATGAAAGCAAgaaaccaaatccaaaccgatgaaatcacaaatcacGAATCAAAAAAGCATATACAAACATATACACATCCATCCTACCACCTACCTCCCTACCCCAGTTTCACAAATATAACCAGCACAATGTAACATACCACCACCTCGGAAACATCCCAATCCCGCACCGCGAATTCTACCGCAGCCATTTGGGATATGACATGTTACCCGATGCACGCAAGCCAAGAAAATGTGGCTTTTCAGCTTGTGGAGAAGTTTTGGGATCGGAAAGTATTGCGAATCACGAAATGCTCTGGgggtgttttgttttgttttgttttgttgtggTGAGGTTTGAAATAGATGGATAAGGATAAATAGGGATAAATAGACCTAGGTCTCGTCAAATGGTATGTTAGATAGGAAATCTATTTATAGATacataaatcaaaagtcaCAACACCTCGAAatgcatatatacatacaaacaaacatacatacatacatgcacctcgtcatcatcatcatcatcatcatcatcatcccataCCCATTTCCTCTCCACCCCTCCCATTCAATCCTATCCACCCCTCCTCACATCCTCACTCCCGCAAACCCACAGACCGTCCCTCCCTTCCATCAACGcattttgttgcacgtctcaATTTCCTGAGGGTGTAGAGGAATTTCCTCTCATCAAGCGGTGTGCAAGGTCTGCACATACATAATCTGCAGATCCCCAACACTTCCAACGCCTATTTCATGCGCGTAGCATTTGCATATGTGAAATTTCAGCGTGGCTGTCCGGGTTGTGTAGAGGGTTGTGTATACGTGGCAGTCTGTGTTGCTTTTCTTATCCTTATTGCGggatgtgtatgtgtgtgttgtTTTTAttgggatgggtgggtggatgggtggatgggtgtgGTGTAAGCGAATTTTGGTGTGTTGGTGGgtgtgggtggtggtggtggtggtggtcaGCCTTAGCCTACTTACCCAGAGCTGTGTGAAGAGAATTTCCGCCCCCGCTGGTGAGATGTTCCGCTCCTGCGCCGAGGTATGATAGCTATAATAATCACGTGACAATTATTATTCGAgttactttattattattgtacCCAATTGCTACAATTGACTCTGACACTAATGAATATAAACCATGACAACAAGATGTCCAAATTTTTAACCATCCCAAAAATCAAGACGTGAATCAAAACCTAAATTAGATCTTGTCACGAAACTTACCAAACAAAATAGATCTCAGCCTATCTCTACGAGGCAAAACGGGACGATGAATCCTCCATTAGAGTGAGAagaaaatactgagactCTGAGTGGTTCGTATCTTTCTACCGTGTGTGATTCGTGATTTCTTGAGAAACTTCAAAGCGGCTCAAGAGTTGATAAATCCGAATCCTTAATTCCTAGTCTAGAACCCCTTGAAAACTTCAATCGGCCTATCACGAATCCCGTGACCTTTAGAGGCTCGGCGAAAAATACGATCtgcaacaaaaacaataaagTGCGGAAGAATATCGGTTGAGATGAAGCAAACATCATGGGGAGAAGTTTCAAAATGACTCTGTGGTTGTTTCGAGTCGATTGTTTGCATCGAATTGAAGGTAAACGAACCAGAATAAAATGGGTTGGAATggtggaagaattgaagagagtATCGCCGTGAAAGATACTTTGTGGCTACTCCATCAATTGAGATCAACCAAAACCACTGAAACCGTCAAGTGTAGAGGCAAACCACCAATATCATTTCCCGTGATCAACAACTTTGGGAGGATGATCCAAACACCAGATCGTCGAATTTAAAATTCCAAAGTCAAGATATTGTCAGATTAGATCAAGTTACTTCCATCATATAATCACGAGTAAGCCGAGTCAAAACCACAAGCTAGGTGAGTAGCCGGGTTGTGAACTTGGGTGTGATCTCCGGTAAGCTCTTTGCTATCATCATTCAATATCTCGAGGATGTGTGGGAAGTGTATCGTTGAGGTTGGAATATCGTCGCTGGAAGATACAATagcacatacatacatacctatgGATGAGTGAAAGGTGGCGTGCTCATAGTTTCTGCGTCAGAGTCATTCGTGAGAACAAAGGCTTTGAAACAAAAGACGACCCAATCTGACGTGTGGAGGTAGATACTTTTGAGAAGGCTTGATGGTTTTCCATAATGATGTTTGATCTCACGGTATTGTTGAGTAAGCCACAGTTCTTGACGCGTTTCTCGTGTAAGCTTCGAGATCGACCTTGCCTGTTGTGTAATCAGGGAcgttttctcttcctctcgaTGTATACAAGTTTGTAGAGTTCGTGAGAGAAGATGTCAATCACCTTGAGCAAATTCCATCACTATCAAAAGATTGAGTTGCTGTTTGAGATACATATCGATGTAGCTGGTGTAGATGCATGTTTTTGATAGGAATATTTTGATCAACAACAGATTGAGCCGCGTTTTCCACATGATATTCTGACAAGCAAGGGCATGATTATCAGTATGACATGATACTAATCCTATTCACAATTAGtccaatttcaaatcctAGTCATTTTCAAATTGTGTACATAAATGACAAGTTCAACCCCGCTCAAAAGGTTTTCATTTCCATGTACATCGCATATCCCACATTGAAGAAACTTTACCTCGCTCGCTTCCACTGCTTAGGGAATTTTATGGAATTCTCGGAACCACTAGAGATCAACCAATAAAGTTTCGACGCGAGATACATTTATATGACTTTCGTGAATGTTCATCTATTTGtctttatcttttaattCCAACCAATCAATTGGATTACCTGAATACGAAATCGTGCTTCATTTCTCTTTTGAGCTATTTTCGTTTACTAGCTCCCTCggtcttctcttcctctcttaCTGCTATCGGCTCACTCTGTCTCACCGCTTTACGATAAACGAACCTTCGAAGTCTTGTCACAAgttgatgaaggagaagcagAGAACTTCATTTGGCTGCTAGATAcgaggagagaaaggagaaagagaagaacaaaGACGAGTACACACATTCATCATCCCTATTCGCCTTCTATATAGGCCCGAGGTCCTTCCTTCAAATCAAGAAGGGTGATATATGATAAACATAAAGAAAGAACCTCAGGAGAAGATTGTGCCTAAGCCGTCTACCTCCTGCCGTACGTCCTGGTAGGTCGCATTGGGTCCATCACACAAACGAGATATATTTCATCCCGTGCAGGACTGGTACTGTAcacatttattatatatatctaaatcTTTCACGAACCAACTTACGGTCCGATCCGTACTAGATACTGTTCAAGGGGGCATCCAAGTGgcagaaaaaaagagatctACATATCAGCAAACCctaaagagaaaggaaactcttttgagaaaggaagataGCAAATCCGTTCTTACAATTCGTCAAACGCCAAAAGTCAAGTCTTTTTTCCGTGGCCTTCACTTTCCACCGTGTTAGCCTTGCAGCAAATCGGACAATCTAACGTGAAGAAGCTTACCCTATACCGAAAACACATTAACGTCGAAAATTATTCCTTTGCAAAGTTCAAGAacaggaaaagaagaagagagaaaagaaaaagagcgAAAGTAAGAAAAGAATACCTGGCTAAAAAATGGATTCGACTTACACGCCTCAATCTCCCGATTTATCAGGTTTCCTACCACCCGATGCCAATAAAAGTCAACAATCCTTTCATCCGTTAATCGCTTCGAGATCATATGCACCCAGATCACCGGGAGGCATTCCTCATTTTGGCAATGGTACTATTCCTACATCGACATTGACATCGGCATTGACATCgacatcatcaacaacaacaacaacatcatccgCAGGACTTTCTCAGCCAACACAACCCCTAAATTATCATCCGagtcaatcaaatcaagcaaATCAAGCAAATCAAGCAAATCATCCAAGATTCACGGCCAACAATCCTAGAACcgtaatgaatgaattttcCAATCATCACACTTTTAATactacaaatcaatatatgcCACCGATTCCCGCATTACCACCTACACATTCTTTCGGAAGTCAGGGAACAACTCCAAGCACTACTGCGACAACTCCAACCACGGCTCCACAATTTTATTACTACccctctcaatctcaatctcaatctcaatttcaatctcaatctcaatctcaatttcaatctcaatctcattctcattctcattctcattctcaatctgattctcatcctcttcctcatcctcatcctcatcctcactcTCAGACCATCACATCAGATTTGGCCAATAAtaatcacaacaacaactcaCCTATcattacttcttcttcttcctcttctcacTTACAACAACCGCattcacaaccacaaccacaaccacatcCACCATATCTcgatcaatttcaaaatcccGAACCGACATCATCTTCTCTGTCCCCTTACGATCATCGCATCCCTTCGCCATTCAATCTGGGGAATGATCCAGTAGAGATATATCAATACAACAATCATCCTCAAAATCCTCTCTATCACGAATCATACacaaatcaatttgatacaACAACGCGACAACCTCGTCAGCCACGCGTCAAATCTCAACCCCCATTCGATCAATCTCACACTCCTCAGCACCAACCCAACATGTCTTTCGCCTTAGCACCTCAGCCCCCCGCGGCTCCTCCTTCGAATAAAAACCCAAATCCAGATGGAATAGAAATCCGCACGAAATTCCCCGTCGCCCGCATAAAACGTATCATGCAAGCCGATGAAGAAGTAGGAAAAGTCGCGCAAGTTACTCCGGTCGCAGTATCGAAAGCGTTGGAACTCTTTATGATATCATTAGTACAAGGCGCGGCAAAAGTGGcgagggagaagggaggaaagagagtCACGGCGGGTTGTTTGAAGAGAGTGGTGGAGGAGAATGAccaatttgattttttgagtGAGATTGTGGGGAGGGTTCAAGAGGTTGTGCCGGCGgcgaaggaggagaaggatggggagggaaaaaagaggaaggcGTCGGCggcgaagaaggaagagggaagtGAGAGTGAAGTGGAGCCGGAAGTGGATGCGGGCGAACcgaagaaaaaaggaaggggaaagggaaagggaggaaggaagaagaaggtcgAGGTTGAATCTTGATGAAGAGGTTTCCACCGGGAGGAGGGATACAATTACAATATAACCAGTGTGCGAAATCAATACTTAGGGTTGATGAAAGATCAATTTGCTTTTAgctggatggagggatggatggacggatggaCGGGAAAATGGGCGTTGGATGGGTGTAgcatatacatatcatacattACATAAATACATGATGGCGCTATGCGGTGGACTTTTCGACTTTTCAATGTCGATAATTGAGGAGAATATGCTTGTGGCTTCTGGCTTGTGGCTTATGGTGCTAGGATTTTTGAGACCAGCACGCTTGAGGGATTAGCTAGAGCTGGTTAGGTTaggttatattatatttatattatattatacaattctCCACTACTTTTATCTTTACCTCATTTGACGTTCTTGACTTCCTAAGTTAGAGTTAGAGTTGCGTTATCGcttctgttctgttctgttccCATACTTCTTCGCATTCATAGATCTAGGTTTAGTGAGTATCAATCTATCTGCCTGctatctcaatctttctccTTACTTGCcgtggaagaaaagaaagtagcCTGGTGATTCGATATCGAGTTTTGTGTATGAGTGGGGAGGTTTGAAGGGAAATGTGATTATGGGGTtggggtgagggtgagggtgagggtgagggtgagggagagagagaatgtgtatatatgtattggaatatttggatttgtatGTGTGGAGGTGATTGGGATATTGGGagatggtggatgggtggtaGATGTTaggatgggaagggaaagagaggggagaggagaggagaggagaggagaggagaggagaggagagaaaagagagaaaagagaggaagaaaggtAGGCTGGTAGAGTAGTTAGAGGGGGTATAGGCTACTGCGATGATCTGATTCGCGGAAATGTTTGGGCGAAACTGGCGGTGGTGATAATCGGAGGGGTTGCTAGTGATGATTCTAAAATGGTGTTGACagtgatagatagatgtagtTTATGTTATTGTCCAGTTACATCTTTACATCATCACTTCCGCTATGTATAGGGGTggggggaaggaaggatcCACATGTCTTTACTTGGAAATTAGTGAAGAATTCATGAGTGTGTTGAGTTGACTAACGTGGGGGGGGGGACTGCTGTATACGTAGGATCAAGTCCCTAGTCTCGGAGCGAAGTCGTCTTTGTTATTTTGGTTGGGCTTGAAGATGTAGAGGGAGTAGGGATCTTTATATGCGATGTGAGATTGTAGGGGGGTGGGATCGGAGTGATGGGATGCAAGATACAGTTTTGGTGAATGGATTTATGCGTGCGATTTAGCGAGAGGTCGATGTGAAGGAAAGAGGATCTagggatttttttttgatttttttttcgatgTGTGGAAAATGAATGTCGCTCGGAATGTTTCTAATGCTGTAGAgcatgagagatgagattagTAGAGTTTGAGAACGCTTTTGAAGGGAAATTGAAGTGGTCATTTGTGGTGTGAAGGGGgcatgagatgagattagaTGAGTGAGGCTGGTGATAGTAGGGGTGATGATGGGGATTGAATGGCAATGGTATATCAAGcaatgatggaaatgatttATCTCTATATTCCCTGATGAGTAGAATTCCAAACGGTAATGACATTCTAATCTGTGCAACGAGGAGAATTTCCAAAGTCGAGCTATGGATACGTTCGTGAAATATGGGAGTACGTTCAAAGTGTGAGAAATTTCCATGGCAGAACCGGTGTTAGGAGGTCCTCATGCCAAATTAAGGTTATGTTTCTTTGTACATGTGTAGAGTAGGTtagaaatgagaaagatttatataattactGGTAGGGAAATTGTTtggagtggaagtggaagtggaagtggaagtggaagtggaagtggaagtggaagtggaagtagaCGTGAGAGGTGGGAGGTGGGAAATGgtaatgaagatgatttatCTACATGCAAAGATCCATATCATGGTATGGTGACTGTGTATCTATTACCCACTATCAGTTTCTCTCCAATTCACCGTTTTCTTCCAAGTCAGGCTATAATTTGAAGGACAGTTGTGTTGTCTAATAAGTATAAAATCTTTTGTCAAGCCAACTCGGTTTCTATAACCAGAATGATACACTTGGTCGCCGGATGCCCAAGGTGAAGTTTCGTGAACTCAAAGACTTGtgtgaaaatataattctgGGGATTGAGATTGTAAGGTATTTTACAATTGGATTTGAGGATGCCGCTGTCGGGGatagggagaagaggggtgAGTTCAATGGGTTTGTGATAGTGGAGAAACACGACTTGGTAATGATAATTGATCATTGATTAAAGATTTGCTGTTTATATACATCGGCAACAGAAGAATTCGCCATTACTGACAGATTTTCGCCTACCTGCGAAATTGTTTATGttttattttcctcttcccatcttccGCCTCCCCAAGCATCAAGCACTTGGTGCGTGTGCAATCTCTTCACATCCAAGACAAGTCCAGACCTTGAGAGCAACAGAATCGCCTTAAATTTTTTGCATATATCTCTAGAATAAAAATTGgatgatatttatatacaatcttGTTTGCTGTGAATGTGAAGAGGAGGGGTAGAATAAGGATGCGGAGATGTTAAGCGAATTCTCAAATGCATGTCAATTATCAACTTTAATCATGTTAGCATGACAAATACTTGAGTAAATGCTTACACCTTTCATGCCCGCGATCCTTGAAGTTAAAGGTATAGAAATATTCTTAGGATCATTCTTTAGCTCATATAcacaaatttgaaaagaagagacaAACTGTGAGGGGAAAATTCATCGTCGTGGTATCCGAGTTGGTTTGGGAAGCGTGGAATTACTGTGCCAGGTGTGAAGGTATAATATCAAAGGGGGGAAGGAAGTGGATAGGTTGAATTAGTTGATGAGCTTATTTATATGGACagtaaataaatcaatcgGTGATGAAAAACTTCTGTGAAATTACATGTAATCACCTCACCTACTAGTGGCAATGCGACTGGATAAATGGCAATTGAAACAGTGAGAATCTCTCATTGAGGGTTAGTAGTTCTAAGAAATGAGTTAAGAAAACTGGATAACACTTCATGTACTCACTTATTAACACGAATTCTTCGCAGGCATAGGCTGCTCATTTCGCTTGGGCTCGGATGCTCTAGCACACAATTGAATTGGAAGGgtagatataaatttatatgtCAAGAAGGGAAAGCTTCGAGGCTCAACTCCACTATATGAGTAGAATCGGTATATTGGGTGTTGAGGTGCAGAAGCATGATTGACTTTTTCGTCCATGGTAAATTGTTGAGAGTATTCACTTGCTGGAGGCAAAAATGCGTACAAATTATAGTGTCTTGAAGTCCACTCTCCACCACACAATCTTTGGTTCTACATAACTTTTAGGAGTTTGTTTGAAATGCGTATAAATAGGGATCCTCATAGTATTAGTGAAGTATCAAATCTTGTGCAAATTGGCCACTTATGTTTTCGCATGCACCAAAATCTTTATCGCAAGCAAGAATCGCTTTTGatacaagagaagaagactTGGTCATGAATAATGTCTGAGTAACATTTAGAAGCGGTGATACTAGCAATAAATTGTTGTCATAAAAGTGGAACAGGAGGCGGATGGCGAGAGATAGTCAAATTTGTTAAAGCAACAAAAATTTCCTCTATTTGCCTCCTTGCGATAGTGATTTAGTATTTTCGACAATCTAGAGTTTACAATATCGCAAGTCAATTATTGGATACACACTTATCAAGTGTTCCGGAGAAAAAGTCCCCATACAGGTCTATTCCGCTATTACATATACCTCATCAATTCTTGCCCGATTGCAGTTCCCTAGAGCCCGAAGGCGAAGATTGAGTGGTGcaagtttgattttgaagtgaACCATTGGTCAGCTACTATTTGTGTTGAGTATATGGAAAGTGAGTAGTGCTGATGCTGGAGATCTGCGAATCTTGGTGAATGTCAATGGTCAACACCGGGGAGATATGAAATGCACGAAAGCTTCCTCTCAACGAGGTCTTGAAGTGATTATCCAGGTGTCACACATTGGCTTCATGCTAAATGAATATCAGTAAACGCCAGAAACTATTCAGACAACATCCCTCGGGTGAGACCGTTCACTCTGCCGTATTGTCCAGGTCCCAGGCGCCCAGCCACCTACCCCATCAAGTCTCAATAGTGAATCTCTCcctttgatatataattccAAACAATCACCTTCTCTCAATGAACATCCTAGTTGATGGTGCAGTGGTTAGCCTGGCTGGCCACCTTGAATTACTTCTGTAACTTCAACTTCGATGTTTCCATTGGCACAGACAACGATTTGCAAGGTTTCTGGGTTTCACTTGTCCGGGAGTGAGATTTCTTTTGCCATTTTTGTTGGtggtttttttttactttcaaatattttggGGGGTGGGGGGGGGATTGTAGATTTCTGGACACCTTCTACCTAGGTTTTGGGAAATTTATAGAAAAATATTCTGAGCTTTGAAGCTGCAGTGCtgacatttttcttttgattgggAGTAGTTGTTGAATGTAAGTGGGTCACGAATGAGAAGCGAAAAGTGAGAGCGGGGTTTAGGGGGAGTGAATATGATGGGATGTGGGGTAAGTGATGGATATTGTGGCTTTTTGTGAACTGAAAACAAGGTGATACGGTGGATATAAGTTCAGTAGCAATAAACAATACATATTTCATCGTGAGAAACCAACAGTCAAAGAATATCTCGAAGGGGATGCAAAGAGTTGAGTCTATGTGATTAATCCTCACATCAGGCATTGAATACAAACACCTTACAATTTCACGAAGCCATAGCtgagtttttgaaatcaCAAACTTCCATAAAATCTTGGATTCAATGAAGGTTCTATACCCTAATAAGTTCCCTAGAAACCCGCATACGGTATTTCATCAGAAGGCTCTGTTTTATTTGTCATGAATCAGAatgtaaaatttgaaattttcaagtAATTCATTGCAGTTTTTCATGAAAATCCCTATACGAAGCTCGCAAATGAAGCTTTACTGGTAGTTTGAACTGAATTTCATAAGACATGTCGCTTGTC encodes the following:
- the Bcbur6 gene encoding Bcbur6, coding for MDSTYTPQSPDLSGFLPPDANKSQQSFHPLIASRSYAPRSPGGIPHFGNGTIPTSTLTSALTSTSSTTTTTSSAGLSQPTQPLNYHPSQSNQANQANQANHPRFTANNPRTVMNEFSNHHTFNTTNQYMPPIPALPPTHSFGSQGTTPSTTATTPTTAPQFYYYPSQSQSQSQFQSQSQSQFQSQSHSHSHSHSQSDSHPLPHPHPHPHSQTITSDLANNNHNNNSPIITSSSSSSHLQQPHSQPQPQPHPPYLDQFQNPEPTSSSLSPYDHRIPSPFNLGNDPVEIYQYNNHPQNPLYHESYTNQFDTTTRQPRQPRVKSQPPFDQSHTPQHQPNMSFALAPQPPAAPPSNKNPNPDGIEIRTKFPVARIKRIMQADEEVGKVAQVTPVAVSKALELFMISLVQGAAKVAREKGGKRVTAGCLKRVVEENDQFDFLSEIVGRVQEVVPAAKEEKDGEGKKRKASAAKKEEGSESEVEPEVDAGEPKKKGRGKGKGGRKKKVEVES